The following proteins are encoded in a genomic region of Magnolia sinica isolate HGM2019 chromosome 1, MsV1, whole genome shotgun sequence:
- the LOC131243081 gene encoding F-box protein At5g46170: MSSPPVIRPDMNSHEKSEPSTMESEPPSPLMTDHFDRLPDSLLLLVFNKIGDVKALGRCCVVSRRFHCLVPQVDNVVVKVDCVISDDNSDTSSSPSSSSSSPTDKGKSVFSNLVRLVLMKPLQFLGQFLCPKKPISPNDVLSRPEAAGGSDVSHHSPTEVLKNFNEIRRLRIELPGGELGIDDVLLKWKADFGSTLDRCVILGASSVLAPSLAAASAAEKSTAVRDDASCGGGEDNGSIPESFYTNGELKLRVVWTISSLIAASARHYLLQQIIAEHGTLESLVLTDSDGQGVLRMDREQLEELRVKPLSASASANRTLVPALNMRLWYAPYLELPDGTVLMGATLVAIRPSEQTGRKREPLDGGCWVSSAFEEPYGTAARLLVKRRTYCLEMNSF; this comes from the coding sequence atGTCTTCTCCGCCCGTTATCCGGCCAGATATGAACTCGCACGAAAAATCCGAGCCGTCCACGATGGAATCCGAGCCACCATCGCCATTGATGACGGACCATTTCGATCGACTTCCTGACTCGCTGCTTCTTCTGGTTTTCAACAAGATCGGGGACGTCAAAGCGCTGGGCCGCTGCTGCGTCGTCTCCCGTCGATTCCATTGCCTGGTCCCACAGGTGGATAACGTTGTCGTCAAGGTCGATTGCGTCATCTCCGATGACAATTCCGACACCTCTTCCTCCCcttcatcctcatcttcctcccCCACCGACAAGGGTAAATCCGTCTTTTCCAACCTCGTCCGCCTCGTCCTCATGAAGCCCCTCCAATTCCTCGGCCAATTCCTCTGCCCAAAGAAACCCATCTCCCCCAACGACGTTCTCTCCCGCCCTGAGGCGGCGGGCGGCAGCGACGTGTCCCACCATTCCCCCACTGAGGTCCTGAAGAACTTCAACGAGATCCGACGGTTGAGGATCGAGCTTCCTGGTGGGGAATTGGGAATTGATGATGTTCTTCTCAAATGGAAGGCTGATTTTGGGTCCACCCTCGATAGATGTGTCATTCTCGGAGCATCATCTGTTCTTGCCCCCAGCCTGGCTGCGGCGTCTGCGGCAGAAAAATCCACGGCTGTGCGTGATGATGCGAGCTGCGGCGGTGGGGAGGATAATGGGAGCATTCCAGAATCGTTCTACACCAATGGTGAATTGAAGCTGCGAGTGGTCTGGACGATCAGCTCCTTGATTGCGGCATCGGCCCGGCATTACTTGCTGCAGCAGATCATCGCGGAGCATGGGACGCTGGAGAGCTTGGTGCTGACGGACTCGGACGGTCAAGGGGTGCTGAGGATGGACAGGGAGCAGCTGGAGGAGCTGAGGGTTAAGCCACTGTCGGCATCGGCATCAGCGAATAGAACGCTCGTCCCAGCCCTCAACATGAGGCTCTGGTATGCCCCTTACCTGGAGCTGCCGGATGGGACTGTGCTCATGGGCGCCACACTGGTCGCGATACGACCCAGCGAGCAGACGGGGAGGAAGAGGGAGCCTTTGGATGGGGGGTGTTGGGTGTCATCTGCATTTGAGGAGCCATATGGGACGGCGGCGAGGCTGCTTGTCAAGAGACGGACATACTGCCTTGAGATGAATTCGTTCTGA